In Candidatus Margulisiibacteriota bacterium, the following proteins share a genomic window:
- the pth gene encoding aminoacyl-tRNA hydrolase — translation MFLVVGLGNPGAEYAKTRHNLGFRVVDELAGRLKLSFRAKHQALIAEGQVGDHKTSLAQPQTYMNNSGQSVKEIVSWHKLPNEKLIVIYDDVDLEVGQVRVRESGSAGGHHGIESIMSHLNSGAFVRIRIGIGRPSAGGDVANYVLGRIAADQQEALALAIQTAADAALEAILHGTAAAMNKFNR, via the coding sequence ATGTTTTTAGTCGTTGGCTTAGGGAACCCCGGAGCCGAATACGCCAAGACCCGTCACAACCTCGGCTTTAGGGTCGTTGATGAGCTGGCCGGACGACTGAAGCTCTCCTTCAGGGCCAAGCATCAGGCTTTGATCGCTGAAGGCCAGGTTGGCGACCACAAAACGAGCCTCGCGCAACCCCAAACCTACATGAACAATTCCGGCCAATCGGTCAAAGAGATCGTTTCTTGGCATAAGTTGCCGAATGAAAAGCTGATCGTTATTTACGACGATGTCGATCTCGAGGTCGGCCAGGTCCGGGTCAGGGAGAGCGGGTCCGCCGGCGGGCACCATGGGATCGAATCGATCATGAGCCACCTTAATTCGGGGGCTTTTGTCCGAATTCGGATCGGGATCGGCCGGCCGAGCGCCGGCGGCGATGTCGCTAACTATGTTTTGGGCCGGATCGCGGCCGACCAGCAGGAAGCGCTCGCGCTTGCTATCCAGACCGCCGCCGATGCCGCTTTAGAGGCGATCCTCCACGGCACTGCCGCCGCGATGAACAAATTCAACCGCTAG
- the ftcD gene encoding glutamate formimidoyltransferase, with translation MTKLIECVPNFSAGSDPDLVDEIVSAIRSAKVRDLHSDPDHNRSVVTMWGEPQAIKQAAFELTERAMQLLDISDHAGVHPFIGVVDVIPFIPLRDCSMAETAALARELGNELWEKLKLPVYFYGEAAQVLERRDLPMVRKGGFRALQQEINTPQRRPDVGTGLHTSAGAVAVGAREFLIAFNVNLKTRELDLAQSIAKNIREKNGGLPGVRALGLELASRGLTQVSVNIVDHQKTSLKKLFDEINKWAKEYEVEIEGSELVGLIPASACFEGMKDYLRLARFDEKLILDNRL, from the coding sequence GTGACTAAGCTTATCGAATGTGTCCCCAATTTTTCCGCCGGTAGTGACCCGGACTTGGTTGACGAAATAGTTTCCGCGATTAGGTCAGCCAAAGTTAGAGATCTCCACTCCGACCCCGATCACAATCGCTCCGTTGTCACCATGTGGGGGGAGCCGCAAGCGATTAAACAAGCCGCTTTTGAGCTGACCGAGCGGGCGATGCAGTTGCTCGATATCAGTGACCATGCCGGGGTCCATCCCTTTATCGGCGTGGTTGATGTTATCCCCTTTATTCCGCTGCGCGACTGCTCAATGGCGGAAACGGCTGCTCTGGCCAGAGAATTGGGGAACGAACTTTGGGAAAAATTGAAGCTTCCCGTTTATTTCTACGGGGAAGCGGCACAGGTTTTAGAACGTCGCGATCTGCCGATGGTCCGCAAAGGGGGCTTTCGAGCTCTTCAACAAGAGATAAATACTCCCCAACGCCGACCTGATGTTGGGACTGGTTTGCACACAAGCGCCGGCGCGGTAGCGGTTGGCGCGCGGGAGTTTCTGATCGCTTTTAACGTTAACTTAAAAACCCGGGAACTCGACCTGGCTCAATCGATCGCCAAGAACATTCGGGAGAAAAACGGCGGCTTGCCGGGCGTTCGAGCGCTTGGTTTAGAGTTAGCGAGCCGCGGCTTAACCCAGGTCTCGGTCAATATTGTCGATCATCAAAAAACCTCGCTCAAAAAGCTCTTTGACGAGATCAATAAATGGGCGAAAGAATATGAAGTCGAGATCGAAGGTTCGGAGCTGGTCGGGCTGATCCCGGCTTCCGCTTGTTTCGAGGGGATGAAGGATTATCTCCGCTTGGCTAGGTTTGATGAAAAGTTGATCCTGGACAATCGGCTCTAA
- a CDS encoding sugar ABC transporter permease: protein MKNKKRKSLWVRIKQNKIAYYFIAPTALAMIFLHLVPIVQGIYMSFLDLNQFTLQRYLLAPFVGFENYAQVLIDPNSPVRIGLFDAIRNTVLYTILVTLGTLSTGMVVALMLNRKFFGRGVVRTFFLFPWIIPTYVTGLLWGIMWLREGGLINVMLVDWLHILPSKPSWLTGPNTLWAIVIPTIWRYWPQSMLMLLAGLQTIPEELYEAADIDGAGPWRKFWMITWPMLRPVWFILILFGLIYNTYSFNIVIMMFGFGAGFPGEWGDLMMTNIFRNSFQLWNFGTGAAASVILLIVMISIVNVWFKYFKQAEEMR from the coding sequence TTGAAAAACAAAAAGCGAAAAAGTCTCTGGGTCAGAATAAAGCAAAATAAGATTGCCTATTACTTCATCGCGCCGACCGCTTTGGCGATGATCTTCCTGCACCTTGTCCCGATCGTGCAGGGGATCTACATGTCTTTTCTCGACCTGAACCAATTCACTCTGCAGCGATATTTGCTGGCGCCGTTTGTCGGCTTTGAGAATTACGCTCAAGTCTTGATCGATCCCAACAGTCCGGTTCGGATCGGCCTTTTCGACGCGATCCGTAACACCGTGCTTTACACCATCTTGGTGACTTTGGGGACCCTTTCTACCGGAATGGTCGTTGCTTTGATGCTTAATCGGAAATTTTTCGGCCGCGGCGTGGTCCGGACCTTTTTCCTTTTCCCCTGGATCATCCCGACATACGTGACCGGTTTGCTGTGGGGGATCATGTGGCTGCGCGAAGGCGGACTGATCAATGTGATGCTGGTCGATTGGCTCCATATTTTACCAAGCAAACCATCCTGGCTGACCGGGCCCAACACTCTTTGGGCGATCGTTATCCCGACGATCTGGCGCTACTGGCCGCAGTCGATGCTGATGCTACTGGCCGGACTGCAGACAATCCCGGAAGAGCTTTACGAAGCGGCTGATATCGACGGGGCCGGCCCCTGGCGCAAATTTTGGATGATTACCTGGCCGATGCTGCGGCCCGTCTGGTTCATCCTGATCCTTTTTGGTTTGATCTATAACACCTATTCTTTTAATATCGTGATCATGATGTTCGGTTTCGGCGCCGGTTTCCCCGGCGAGTGGGGCGATCTGATGATGACCAATATTTTCCGCAACTCTTTCCAGCTCTGGAATTTCGGGACCGGGGCGGCCGCTTCGGTTATTTTGCTGATCGTTATGATCTCTATCGTCAATGTCTGGTTTAAATACTTTAAACAAGCGGAGGAAATGCGCTAA
- the ftsH gene encoding ATP-dependent zinc metalloprotease FtsH — MKANWRVILTYLLVFLIGAAIIAPLFTPETKVAELPFSTFLDNADQGKISRVVVSGDVITGELKDKSKFRTHALNYPNLVPMLRDKGVSIKVESPVESSWVMNLIIQLLFPIIFFFFLWWLMMRQAQGANSQAMSFGRANVKQQTGKVTVTFADVAGVDEAKEELKEIVDFLKNPAKYQALGAKIPKGLLLMGPPGTGKTLLARAIAGEAGVPFFSISGSDFVEMFVGVGASRVRSVFEQAKKQTPSIIFMDEIDAVGRHRGAGLGGGHDEREQTLNQLLVEMDGFDPKANTIVIAATNRPDILDPALLRPGRFDRRVVLDKPDLKGREAIMKIHAKGKPLAKDVELSVVARRTPGFTGADLENVLNEAAILAARTEKKEVGMEEVEEAVDRVIAGPEKKSKVINDDEKSRVAYHEVGHAVLSQVLKNADKVHKISILPRGMALGYTLQLPLEDKYLVTRSQAVDEITVLLGGRVAEELIFNEASSGAHNDLERSTELAKRMVTEFGMSKLGPRTFGHKDRQVFLGRDLNETRDYSEQTADAIDHEIEQIVAECHDRAKKLLTKNRTKVEEIAKLLIVNETLESTPLEEALKGLQGD; from the coding sequence ATGAAAGCTAATTGGCGGGTCATACTGACCTATTTGCTGGTTTTTTTGATCGGGGCGGCGATTATTGCTCCTCTCTTTACCCCGGAGACCAAGGTCGCGGAGCTCCCTTTTTCGACTTTTCTGGATAATGCCGACCAGGGGAAGATCAGCCGGGTCGTGGTTTCCGGCGACGTGATCACCGGTGAACTAAAAGACAAATCCAAATTCCGCACCCACGCCCTTAATTACCCCAATCTGGTCCCGATGCTTCGGGATAAGGGGGTTTCGATCAAAGTTGAATCGCCGGTTGAATCAAGCTGGGTCATGAATCTGATCATCCAGCTTTTATTCCCGATAATTTTCTTCTTCTTCCTCTGGTGGCTGATGATGCGCCAGGCGCAGGGGGCCAACAGTCAGGCGATGTCTTTTGGCCGAGCTAATGTTAAACAGCAGACCGGTAAGGTTACCGTGACCTTTGCTGATGTTGCTGGGGTGGACGAAGCCAAAGAAGAGCTCAAGGAAATCGTTGATTTTCTCAAGAATCCCGCCAAATATCAGGCATTAGGCGCCAAGATACCCAAAGGATTGCTCTTAATGGGCCCTCCTGGGACCGGTAAGACCCTTTTAGCCAGAGCCATTGCCGGAGAAGCCGGGGTTCCCTTCTTTTCGATCTCCGGTTCCGATTTTGTGGAGATGTTCGTTGGTGTCGGCGCCTCGCGGGTCCGTTCGGTCTTTGAACAGGCCAAGAAGCAGACCCCCTCGATCATTTTTATGGATGAAATTGACGCGGTTGGGCGCCATCGCGGGGCCGGCCTTGGCGGTGGCCATGATGAACGGGAACAGACCTTGAACCAGCTTCTGGTCGAGATGGACGGCTTTGATCCCAAGGCCAACACGATCGTGATTGCCGCGACTAACCGGCCGGATATCCTTGATCCCGCTTTGTTGCGCCCGGGGCGTTTTGACCGCCGGGTTGTCCTCGACAAACCAGACCTGAAGGGGCGCGAAGCGATCATGAAAATCCACGCCAAAGGGAAACCGTTGGCTAAAGATGTGGAATTATCGGTTGTCGCCAGGCGGACCCCCGGCTTTACCGGCGCCGACCTGGAAAATGTCCTGAACGAAGCGGCGATCCTGGCCGCCCGGACCGAGAAGAAAGAGGTCGGGATGGAGGAAGTTGAAGAAGCGGTCGACCGGGTAATTGCCGGGCCGGAAAAGAAGAGCAAAGTTATTAATGACGATGAAAAATCACGGGTCGCCTACCACGAAGTGGGACACGCCGTTCTTTCCCAGGTCTTAAAGAACGCCGATAAGGTCCATAAGATCTCAATTCTCCCCCGCGGAATGGCCCTTGGCTATACTCTTCAACTCCCGCTCGAAGACAAATACCTGGTGACCCGTTCCCAGGCGGTGGATGAGATCACCGTTCTGCTTGGTGGCCGGGTTGCCGAAGAGCTGATCTTTAACGAAGCGAGCTCCGGCGCCCACAACGACCTGGAACGCTCCACCGAACTCGCTAAACGGATGGTGACTGAATTCGGCATGAGCAAGCTAGGTCCCCGGACCTTTGGCCACAAGGACCGCCAGGTCTTTCTTGGCCGCGACCTTAACGAAACGAGGGATTATTCCGAGCAGACCGCCGACGCCATCGACCACGAGATCGAACAGATCGTGGCCGAATGCCACGACCGGGCGAAAAAACTGCTGACCAAGAACCGGACCAAAGTCGAAGAGATCGCCAAACTCCTGATCGTGAACGAGACCCTGGAGAGCACTCCATTGGAGGAGGCGCTCAAAGGGCTGCAGGGTGACTAA
- the mfd gene encoding transcription-repair coupling factor, whose protein sequence is MLDDLVKAIAESDLLRRQISKNKRLNFSGLSGGAFAALLAVLARTYPNLLAVTGSLEKAESLRQEIDLFTGRGTLLFPPPELMTADNFSETAGERLAILNEWAMRRQTIVVAPLRAALANCQPPASLRSIEIGVGEELEREGFLKRLVELGYRRFDIVGEKGEFSVRGGIVDIFPVNQPSALRLEFSGDTVESIRRFDPYSQRSTEKVTAVSLLPAKENPSTPFYNALPKGTLVVLVERLEVLRSAGEIDGQGAALKELEALVQVELSSFTEPGEAPLFQPVKSYIDDLTAVPKGALVVSRHPHRLREEPGLRVIEGKLSGGFAFNGLTVLSDKELFGEAQAARKKSRPAKEGVADELLSDLKVGDFVVHENYGIGVYRGMKELEIDGVSQEYLLLEFHGDDLLYVPPPMIGLVEKYSGGGDAKPRLSRLGSKEWLKTRGRVKKALRDMTQELTQLYAAREKFPGIAFPPDDVWQKELEATFPYEETPDQLKAIAAVKKDMEAHRPMDRLVCGDVGYGKTEVAIRAAAKAASAGKQVAILAPTTILVEQHFNNFKERFKNLPFVIEMLSRFRSPAEQKAIVKTVGEGGVDILIGTHRLLSKDLKFKDLGLLIVDEEQRFGVAHKEKLKQLKKTVDVLTLSATPIPRTLYFSLAGLREISLISTPPVDRSPIRTYILPFAEKVVREAIIREIDRGGQVYLVHNTVDKIMGLAARIKKLVPSARVTVGHGQMDEKKLEKTMKDFMERQYDVLVCTSIIESGLDITNVNTILIDNADRFGLSQLYQIRGRVGRSPVRAYAYLMYHPERTLSELALERLKAIQEFTALGSGYKLAMRDLEIRGSGNLLGAEQSGHIYEVGFDLYCELLEEAVREAKGEKVIAPREVEIDLKVEASIPPEYVTDDRQRIALYRRLNMVTTLEGIEEIKVEFKDRFGPLPGPLQTLLRLVRLKVKALNSGVVSVKETGKLIRVEWLSGKAKLFKAGGEVIALAEKCLTAGN, encoded by the coding sequence ATGTTGGACGACTTAGTTAAGGCGATCGCTGAAAGCGATCTTCTCCGGCGTCAAATTTCTAAGAACAAGCGATTGAACTTTTCCGGCTTAAGTGGCGGGGCCTTTGCCGCTCTTTTGGCTGTTTTAGCCCGAACATATCCCAATCTGCTGGCGGTGACCGGTTCGCTGGAAAAAGCGGAGAGCCTCCGCCAGGAGATCGACCTTTTTACCGGCCGAGGCACTCTTCTCTTTCCTCCCCCGGAACTGATGACCGCCGATAATTTTTCGGAGACCGCCGGGGAACGTTTGGCGATCCTCAATGAGTGGGCGATGCGTCGCCAAACGATCGTCGTCGCTCCGCTGCGCGCCGCGCTGGCCAATTGTCAGCCGCCGGCCAGCCTTAGGTCCATAGAGATCGGCGTTGGCGAGGAACTGGAAAGAGAAGGATTCCTGAAACGGCTGGTCGAGCTCGGCTACCGCCGTTTTGATATCGTTGGCGAGAAGGGGGAGTTTAGCGTCCGGGGCGGGATCGTTGATATTTTCCCGGTCAACCAGCCAAGCGCCCTCCGGCTTGAATTTAGCGGTGACACGGTCGAATCGATCCGCCGCTTTGATCCTTACTCCCAGCGTTCGACCGAGAAAGTTACCGCAGTCAGCCTCCTGCCGGCCAAAGAAAACCCCTCCACTCCTTTTTATAACGCGCTTCCCAAAGGGACTTTGGTTGTTCTGGTCGAGCGGCTGGAAGTCCTCCGGTCGGCTGGCGAAATTGACGGGCAGGGGGCCGCTCTTAAGGAGCTGGAGGCGCTGGTCCAGGTCGAACTTTCCAGTTTTACCGAGCCGGGAGAAGCGCCGCTTTTCCAGCCGGTCAAAAGTTATATCGATGATTTAACGGCGGTGCCGAAAGGGGCGCTGGTTGTCAGCCGCCACCCGCACCGCCTGCGCGAAGAGCCTGGCTTGCGGGTTATTGAGGGGAAATTAAGCGGCGGGTTTGCTTTCAATGGCTTGACCGTCCTTTCCGATAAAGAGCTGTTCGGCGAGGCCCAGGCGGCCAGGAAAAAATCCCGGCCGGCCAAAGAAGGGGTCGCCGATGAGCTTTTATCCGACCTGAAAGTCGGGGACTTCGTGGTCCACGAGAATTACGGGATCGGCGTTTACCGGGGAATGAAGGAGCTGGAGATCGACGGGGTTTCCCAAGAGTACCTCTTGCTCGAATTCCATGGCGACGACTTGCTTTACGTCCCGCCGCCGATGATCGGCTTGGTCGAGAAATATTCCGGCGGGGGCGACGCCAAGCCCCGGCTCTCCCGCCTGGGGAGCAAGGAGTGGCTCAAGACCCGCGGCCGGGTGAAGAAGGCGCTTCGCGACATGACCCAGGAATTGACCCAGCTTTATGCCGCCCGGGAGAAGTTTCCGGGGATCGCTTTTCCGCCCGATGACGTCTGGCAGAAAGAGCTGGAAGCGACCTTCCCTTATGAAGAGACGCCTGACCAGCTCAAAGCGATCGCCGCGGTCAAAAAAGATATGGAAGCCCACCGGCCGATGGACCGGTTGGTTTGCGGTGATGTCGGCTACGGCAAGACCGAAGTGGCGATCCGGGCGGCGGCCAAAGCGGCCAGCGCCGGCAAACAGGTGGCGATCCTGGCGCCGACCACCATCCTGGTCGAACAGCACTTTAATAATTTCAAAGAGCGGTTCAAGAACCTTCCTTTTGTGATCGAAATGCTTTCCCGTTTCCGCTCGCCGGCCGAACAGAAGGCGATTGTTAAAACAGTTGGGGAAGGGGGGGTCGATATCCTGATCGGGACTCACCGGCTTCTCTCCAAAGACCTGAAGTTTAAAGACCTGGGGCTTTTGATCGTCGACGAAGAACAGCGTTTCGGCGTCGCTCATAAGGAAAAGCTGAAACAGCTGAAAAAGACAGTCGACGTCCTAACCCTTTCGGCTACGCCGATCCCCCGCACCCTTTATTTTTCCCTGGCCGGCTTGCGGGAGATCAGTTTGATCTCGACTCCGCCGGTCGACCGTTCGCCGATCAGGACCTACATCCTGCCGTTCGCAGAAAAAGTCGTCCGGGAGGCGATCATCAGGGAGATCGACCGGGGCGGTCAGGTCTACCTGGTCCACAATACCGTCGATAAAATAATGGGATTGGCGGCCAGGATCAAGAAGCTGGTCCCCTCGGCGCGGGTGACGGTTGGCCATGGCCAGATGGACGAAAAGAAGCTCGAAAAGACGATGAAAGATTTTATGGAGCGGCAATATGACGTGCTGGTCTGTACCTCGATCATTGAATCGGGGCTCGACATCACTAACGTGAACACGATCCTGATCGATAACGCCGACCGGTTTGGTCTTTCCCAGCTTTACCAGATCAGGGGGCGGGTCGGCCGCTCGCCGGTCAGGGCTTACGCTTATCTGATGTACCATCCGGAGCGGACCCTCTCTGAATTAGCGTTAGAGAGGCTCAAAGCGATCCAGGAATTTACCGCTCTTGGCTCCGGCTACAAGTTAGCGATGCGCGACCTGGAGATCCGGGGCTCTGGGAACCTGCTTGGGGCGGAACAATCGGGCCACATTTATGAGGTCGGGTTTGACCTCTATTGCGAGTTGCTGGAAGAGGCGGTCCGGGAAGCCAAGGGAGAAAAAGTGATCGCGCCGCGCGAAGTCGAGATCGACCTGAAAGTTGAGGCTTCAATTCCGCCGGAATACGTGACCGACGACCGCCAGCGGATCGCTCTTTATCGGCGGCTGAACATGGTGACTACTCTCGAGGGGATAGAAGAGATCAAAGTGGAGTTTAAAGACCGTTTTGGGCCGCTTCCAGGGCCTCTCCAGACCCTTTTACGCTTGGTTAGGCTCAAGGTTAAGGCGTTAAATAGCGGCGTAGTCAGCGTTAAAGAGACCGGTAAATTGATCAGGGTGGAGTGGTTGTCTGGCAAGGCTAAGCTGTTTAAGGCCGGAGGCGAAGTGATCGCGCTGGCAGAAAAATGTCTTACAGCCGGGAATTAA
- a CDS encoding carbohydrate ABC transporter permease: protein MPYYLKKRITDIAINIVMLMFLAVTLLPIGWMVFSSLKSSTDIAIGRVGLSQSLDGRPQVHWSNYVDMWKNVNFGLYLKNSLIICGTTMVIAMLFSTLASYSLSRFKFPGSDLFSNTILATQMIPAIMYLIPLYIMFVKITVMSGIPVKGTYWGLILIYSAFFTPFSIWILRGFFASIPKELEESAKIDGCSAVQVFWYIALPLAIPGIIATGIYIFLTAWDELMFAWVLTNADTMTIPVGIRLFVGNYQNRFDLMMAAATVATLPVVVLFFLLQKYIVAGLTAGAVKG, encoded by the coding sequence ATGCCTTATTATTTGAAGAAGAGGATAACCGATATCGCCATCAACATCGTGATGTTGATGTTTTTAGCGGTGACCTTGCTGCCGATCGGCTGGATGGTTTTTTCCTCCTTGAAGAGCTCGACCGATATCGCGATCGGCCGGGTCGGTCTTTCCCAATCTCTGGACGGCCGACCGCAGGTCCATTGGAGTAATTACGTCGATATGTGGAAAAACGTCAATTTCGGCCTCTACCTCAAAAACTCCCTTATTATCTGCGGCACTACTATGGTGATTGCCATGCTCTTTTCAACCTTGGCTTCTTACAGCCTGTCCCGGTTCAAATTCCCGGGTTCGGACTTATTCAGCAATACCATTTTGGCTACGCAGATGATCCCGGCCATAATGTACCTTATCCCTTTATATATAATGTTTGTTAAGATCACGGTGATGAGCGGGATCCCGGTGAAAGGGACTTATTGGGGGTTGATTTTGATCTACTCCGCTTTTTTTACCCCCTTTTCGATCTGGATCTTAAGAGGTTTTTTTGCTTCCATTCCTAAAGAACTGGAAGAATCGGCCAAGATCGACGGTTGTTCGGCCGTTCAGGTTTTTTGGTACATTGCTTTGCCGCTGGCAATTCCCGGGATCATCGCCACCGGCATTTATATTTTTCTGACCGCCTGGGACGAGCTGATGTTTGCCTGGGTCCTGACCAACGCCGATACCATGACCATCCCAGTCGGGATCCGCTTGTTCGTCGGTAATTATCAGAACCGATTTGACCTGATGATGGCGGCGGCGACCGTTGCCACCCTGCCGGTCGTCGTTTTGTTCTTTTTACTGCAAAAATATATCGTCGCCGGCTTGACCGCCGGGGCCGTTAAAGGCTAA
- a CDS encoding sugar-binding protein, whose amino-acid sequence MRKFKHSVIAGSIILAGLGLASVSSGFAATPKDAACAVEKQTVFTGVFREGAPRNMNYIKQYEQQVGKKPAMIMWYQDWEQAFPKEDCLKVAEYGATPHIVWEPWYWGDHAKVTLNDIIDGKWDEYIRGWAKGAKEYGKPILLRVAHEYNIDGYPWGTINNDKNPETYIKAYRHIVDIFKKEKASNAKFVWCFMNYSYPDEQWNDWEKAYPGDSYVDWIGIDGYNWGTTQSWSEWQVFKYLFREQARKSRMLWPNKPIMVAEFGSAEQGGDKAAWIKEIPKYLATSMRDINAIVWFDVKKETDWRINSSARALAAYKETMKSPLFSSSGAALAALTISPGKIERRLAFAPKTKCALVIDGDLSEWDKTYPIVMKDAAFFKEGLDWGGPQDLSGTIYLMWDDQYLYLAAEVADKNPLMNRRINQEVWNGDAIEMVLGLDSAEPKRHSFGKGDYQFGFGTGDGKTTKPQIWNWQRNRSPRGGEISVKKAAKLNGYALEAKVPLDFFPNGFKPAVGRKIDFDIALDDADASGQREKQLIWNGDFYFYRDPGVWGILEFK is encoded by the coding sequence ATGAGAAAATTTAAACATTCCGTAATCGCTGGAAGCATAATTTTGGCCGGTCTCGGCCTGGCTTCTGTATCCTCCGGTTTTGCCGCCACGCCTAAAGATGCCGCCTGTGCCGTGGAAAAGCAAACGGTTTTCACCGGCGTTTTCCGCGAAGGGGCCCCCCGCAACATGAATTACATCAAACAGTACGAACAGCAGGTCGGAAAAAAACCGGCCATGATCATGTGGTATCAGGACTGGGAGCAAGCTTTCCCGAAAGAAGATTGTCTGAAGGTCGCCGAATACGGCGCCACCCCCCACATTGTCTGGGAACCATGGTACTGGGGCGATCACGCGAAAGTCACCCTTAATGATATTATCGACGGCAAATGGGACGAATATATCCGTGGTTGGGCTAAAGGGGCCAAAGAATACGGCAAGCCGATCCTGCTCCGGGTCGCCCACGAATACAATATTGACGGCTACCCCTGGGGGACCATCAATAACGACAAAAATCCGGAGACCTATATTAAAGCCTATCGCCACATCGTCGATATTTTCAAAAAGGAAAAAGCTTCCAACGCTAAATTTGTCTGGTGCTTCATGAACTATTCTTATCCCGACGAACAATGGAACGACTGGGAAAAAGCTTATCCCGGCGACAGCTACGTTGACTGGATCGGGATCGACGGATATAACTGGGGGACGACCCAGAGTTGGAGCGAATGGCAGGTCTTCAAATATCTCTTTCGTGAACAAGCCCGGAAAAGCCGGATGCTCTGGCCGAACAAGCCGATCATGGTCGCGGAATTCGGCAGCGCCGAGCAGGGGGGGGACAAGGCGGCCTGGATCAAGGAGATCCCTAAATATTTGGCGACCAGCATGCGCGACATCAACGCGATTGTTTGGTTCGACGTAAAAAAGGAGACCGATTGGCGGATCAATTCCAGCGCCAGGGCGCTGGCCGCTTACAAAGAGACCATGAAGAGCCCGCTTTTCTCTTCTTCCGGCGCCGCGCTGGCCGCGCTGACCATTTCTCCCGGGAAGATCGAACGCCGGCTCGCTTTCGCGCCTAAAACGAAATGCGCGCTGGTTATTGACGGCGACTTGAGCGAATGGGATAAAACTTATCCGATCGTCATGAAGGACGCCGCCTTCTTTAAGGAAGGGCTGGATTGGGGCGGACCGCAAGACCTCTCCGGTACGATCTATTTAATGTGGGACGATCAATATCTTTACCTGGCGGCGGAAGTGGCTGACAAGAACCCCCTGATGAACAGGCGGATCAATCAGGAAGTTTGGAACGGGGACGCGATCGAAATGGTCCTGGGCCTTGATTCGGCCGAGCCCAAGAGGCACTCTTTCGGCAAAGGTGATTATCAATTCGGCTTCGGTACCGGAGACGGAAAAACGACCAAGCCGCAGATCTGGAACTGGCAAAGAAACAGAAGTCCGCGAGGAGGTGAAATTTCCGTTAAAAAAGCCGCTAAATTAAATGGATACGCCCTAGAGGCGAAAGTGCCGTTAGACTTTTTCCCCAACGGATTCAAGCCGGCGGTTGGGCGAAAAATTGATTTTGATATCGCTCTGGATGACGCCGACGCGAGCGGCCAGCGCGAAAAACAATTGATCTGGAATGGAGATTTCTATTTTTATAGGGACCCCGGTGTTTGGGGGATCCTGGAATTTAAATAA
- the mazG gene encoding nucleoside triphosphate pyrophosphohydrolase — protein sequence MGKTGAYFEEFVKIVTLLRRKCPWDREQTFESLKPYLVEELYEVLEAINEEDFDHLSEELGDMLLHIVMLAVFAKQDKKFDINKVIKTISDKMVRRHPHVFGKAKAKNKAEVWQRWEKIKKEERDTGDGTRKRMMASIPKSLPALSRADKVQKKAARVGFDWDDVAGAWEKVDEERAEIAELLGKKGKEKKKLQEEIGDLLFSVVNVARKLEIDPEDALQLANKKFIRRFGAIENDLTARRLTLPEMETLWKKVKATENS from the coding sequence ATGGGTAAAACAGGGGCTTACTTTGAAGAATTCGTGAAAATCGTGACCCTCCTGCGGCGAAAATGCCCTTGGGATAGGGAACAGACCTTTGAGAGCCTGAAACCGTACCTGGTCGAAGAGCTTTATGAAGTTTTAGAGGCGATCAACGAGGAGGACTTTGACCATCTTTCCGAAGAGCTGGGGGACATGCTCCTCCATATCGTGATGTTGGCGGTTTTTGCCAAACAAGACAAGAAATTCGATATTAACAAAGTCATTAAAACGATCTCCGACAAGATGGTCCGCCGCCACCCCCATGTCTTTGGGAAGGCGAAGGCGAAGAATAAGGCAGAGGTCTGGCAGAGATGGGAGAAGATTAAGAAAGAAGAAAGAGATACGGGAGACGGGACACGGAAAAGGATGATGGCTAGTATTCCGAAATCGCTACCGGCACTCTCCAGGGCGGATAAGGTGCAGAAGAAAGCGGCGCGGGTCGGCTTTGACTGGGACGATGTGGCCGGCGCCTGGGAGAAGGTAGACGAAGAAAGAGCGGAGATCGCGGAGTTGTTGGGGAAAAAGGGGAAAGAAAAGAAAAAGCTCCAGGAAGAGATCGGCGACCTTCTTTTTTCCGTCGTCAACGTTGCTCGCAAGCTGGAGATCGATCCGGAAGACGCCCTTCAGCTGGCGAACAAAAAGTTTATCCGCCGTTTTGGGGCAATTGAAAACGATCTGACCGCCCGCCGGCTGACTCTGCCGGAAATGGAGACCCTCTGGAAAAAGGTGAAGGCGACGGAAAACTCTTAG